From a region of the Malania oleifera isolate guangnan ecotype guangnan chromosome 12, ASM2987363v1, whole genome shotgun sequence genome:
- the LOC131144513 gene encoding LEAF RUST 10 DISEASE-RESISTANCE LOCUS RECEPTOR-LIKE PROTEIN KINASE-like 1.5, with amino-acid sequence MSFLSQHHLLFFAFAFASLALFHFPTLARPTCSSPPANVSSCPPFTSAAPPFPFAASPGCGHPSFQVRCASPHSVISINGLSFSLVEYQSNSTTLTLSPRPSTTPASHRNCSSFGYNFIPGRPISLSGSPFRISESSCSRLSVLRPCSPPNLPNCSHCPWECKLIKSPVRLLQDCGSTTNRAVAEQGCRSDVLDYLDGILKLGIQIEWSDQDSYYSNCSDCQGKNGVCGFNSSDPEKPFLCFQSRTRFSPPWVHQDDSSRIAILCSVFVFTCVVFVAVVVLVIFRSLRLKSLVGGEDPTVLFLHRHRSANLLPPVFTYEELDSSTNHFDPKRKIGDGGFGSVYLGQLFDGRIVAVKHLHRQNASAAGGRTFFTKSFCNEILILSSIDHPNLVKLHGYCSDPRGLLLVYDYVPNGTLADHLHGGKSLCGKGALTWQVRVDIALQTAMAMEYLHFSVEPAIVHRDITSSNIFLERDMRIKVGDFGLSRLLIFPETTSSSSSTQYVWTGPQGTPGYLDPEYHRSFRLTEKSDVYSFGVVLMELISGKKAVDQNRDRGEMTLVDLVVSRIHMGLLRQVLDPILAADGEAMQGVGAVAELAFRCVAADKDDRPDAREVVTELKRVRNRTRGVRVGNQNNEDGARV; translated from the coding sequence ATGTCCTTCCTTTCCCAACATCACCTTCTCTTCTTCGCTTTCGCTTTCGCTTCCCTTGCTCTGTTTCATTTCCCCACGCTCGCTCGCCCCACATGTTCCTCGCCGCCGGCGAACGTGTCCTCGTGTCCGCCGTTCACCTCCGCCGCGCCGCCCTTCCCCTTCGCTGCCTCTCCTGGCTGCGGCCACCCCTCCTTCCAGGTGCGCTGCGCCTCCCCCCACTCTGTTATCTCCATTAAcggcctctctttctctctcgtcGAATACCAGTCTAACTCCACCACTCTGACTCTCTCTCCTCGACCCTCAACTACGCCGGCGTCTCACCGAAACTGCTCTTCCTTCGGTTATAACTTCATTCCCGGTCGACCCATCAGTCTTTCCGGCTCGCCGTTTCGTATCTCCGAATCTTCCTGTTCACGGCTCTCTGTTCTTCGGCCTTGCTCGCCGCCGAATCTTCCCAACTGCAGCCATTGTCCTTGGGAATGCAAGCTTATTAAAAGCCCAGTTCGGCTGCTGCAGGACTGCGGATCTACCACGAACCGAGCCGTCGCAGAACAGGGGTGCCGCAGCGACGTGTTGGATTACTTGGATGGTATACTGAAATTGGGAATCCAAATCGAGTGGAGTGATCAGGATAGTTACTATTCCAATTGCAGCGATTGCCAGGGCAAGAATGGTGTCTGCGGGTTCAATTCGTCGGACCCAGAGAAGCCATTCCTGTGTTTCCAATCTCGAACTCGCTTCTCGCCGCCTTGGGTACACCAAGACGACTCGAGTCGAATCGCCATTTTGTGTTCTGTCTTCGTGTTTACTTGCGTAGTTTTTGTAGCTGTGGTCGTTTTAGTCATTTTTCGTTCACTGCGGCTGAAATCGTTGGTCGGAGGAGAAGACCCAACCGTTCTCTTCCTTCACCGTCACCGTTCGGCCAACCTCCTCCCCCCTGTTTTCACCTACGAAGAGCTCGATTCTTCGACCAACCATTTCGACCCAAAACGCAAAATCGGTGACGGTGGGTTCGGGTCCGTTTACTTGGGTCAGCTGTTCGACGGGCGTATAGTGGCCGTGAAACACCTCCATCGGCAGAACGCATCCGCCGCCGGTGGCAGAACCTTCTTCACTAAATCGTTCTGTAATGAGATCCTGATTCTGTCGTCAATCGATCACCCGAACCTCGTAAAGCTCCACGGGTACTGTAGCGATCCGAGAGGCCTTCTCCTCGTCTACGATTACGTCCCCAACGGAACCCTCGCCGACCACCTTCATGGCGGGAAGAGCTTGTGCGGAAAAGGGGCTTTAACCTGGCAGGTGAGAGTGGACATCGCGTTACAGACGGCGATGGCCATGGAGTACCTCCACTTCTCCGTCGAACCGGCGATTGTTCACAGAGACATAACGTCCTCCAACATTTTTTTGGAGAGGGACATGAGAATCAAAGTGGGGGATTTTGGGCTCTCGAGGCTTCTGATTTTCCCGGAAACGACGTCATCGTCTTCGTCGACCCAGTACGTGTGGACGGGGCCCCAGGGGACTCCCGGGTACTTGGATCCGGAGTACCACCGGTCCTTCCGTCTGACCGAGAAGAGCGACGTGTACAGCTTCGGCGTGGTGTTGATGGAGCTAATATCGGGGAAGAAGGCGGTGGACCAGAACCGTGACCGGGGGGAGATGACGCTGGTGGATCTGGTGGTGTCGCGGATCCACATGGGGTTGCTCCGGCAGGTGCTGGACCCGATTCTGGCGGCGGACGGGGAGGCGATGCAGGGCGTAGGGGCGGTGGCGGAGCTGGCGTTCCGGTGCGTGGCGGCGGACAAGGACGACCGGCCGGACGCGAGGGAAGTGGTGACGGAGCTGAAACGGGTGCGGAACCGGACCCGTGGGGTCCGGGTGGGGAATCAGAATAATGAGGATGGGGCCCGGGTATGA